GAATATGAGATAAATAGGATAAATCAAATATGCCTTGGTGTGTTTCTCCATCTTGACCAACTATGCCAGCTCTATCTATAGCAAAAATAACAGGTAGCTTTTGAATGCATACATCATGTACAATTTGGTCATAAGCCCTCTGAAGAAAAGTAGAGTAAACTGCAAAAATAGGCTTTAACCCTTGTGATGCCATTCCTGCCGCCATAGTAACTGCATGTTGCTCTGCAATTCCTACATCAAAAAATCTATTAGGAAACTGTTTTGAAAACATTTCTAGCCCAGTCCCTTCAGGCATGGCTGCCGTTATTGCCACTATATTTTTGTTCTCTTTTGCAAGGCTCACAATCTGCTCACCAAATCCGTCAGAGTAACTTTCCTTAGAGCTACCACATAACTCTCCAATTAAGGGGTTAAATGGACCTACGCTATGATATTTACGTGGCTGGTTTTCAGCAAATTTATAGCCCTTTCCCTTTTTAGTTATAACATGAATAATTACTGGTCCATCTATATTTTTAGCTAGCTTTAGAACCTTACTCACTGCTTTAATATCATGTCCATCTATAGGTCCTAAATATTTTATACCCATATGCTCAAATAACATCCCCGGAACAATAACCTGCTTAATTCCATCCTTAATTTTATGAATTGATTTAACCATACCATTGCCTACACTAGGAATTTTTCTAAGGGTAGAATTTATTTCTTTTTTTATTCTATTATAAGTTGGATCTATTCTAATTTCGCTTAAGTACTTAGACATTCCTCCAACATTTTTAGAAATAGACATTTGATTATCATTGAGCACAATAATCATTTTAGTTTTCCTAAATCCTACATCATTTAAAGCTTCCAAAGCCATGCCGCCTGTAAGCGCACCATCACCTATTACTGAAATAACATCATAATCTTCACCTTGTAAATCTCTAGCTCTTGCCATACCAAGCCCTGCAGAAATAGAAGTACTACTGTGTCCTGATTCAAAGCTATCATATTTACTCTCTTCTGTTTTAGGAAATCCGCTGAGTCCTCCAAAATTTCTAAGCGTATCAAATTTATCTTTTCTTCCTGTAAGAATTTTATGTACGTAAGATTGATGCCCTACGTCCCATATTATTTTATCTTTATCTAAATCAAAAACATTGTATAAACTTAGGGTTAATTCTACTATACCAAGATTAGAAGCTAAATGCCCTCCAGTTTTAGAAACTTTTTCAAGGAGAAAATTTCTAATTTCCACTGCAAAAATATTTAATTCTTCTATAGACATTTTTTTTACTGCATTTATATCATTAAAATCATCTAAAATTCTACTCATATATCTCTACCTTCTTTATTAATTATAATATTTTAAAATCCCCCAAAATAATATCAATACAAACTTATTATAATAGCCTATTAATATAAGAAACTATTAATAGCAATGTACCAAAATTACTAAGGCATTGACTTTATTTTGCCCGCATTTATGGGGACATTATATCATATAATAATATTTAATTCAAAAGCTATTTCCACTTAAATAAACAATTTAGTGTCATTTTAGAATGATATCATCAATTTAATATATTAATATATTTTTAAAATTCTCTTTTCAATAAAAATTCTGTTATTTCCTCTAAATATTTTGTATTTACCTCAAGCTTTTTTAATATTTGAAAACAATCCTGGGTTAAATCATTGCACTTTACCCTGCATTTTTCTAAGCCATACATAGTTATAAAAGTTGTTTTATTATTACATTCATCGCTTTTTACATTTTTACCTAGGACGTCCACATCCCCAATTACATCTAATATATCATCTTTTATTTGAAAGGCGAGTCCTAATTTTTCGCCAAAGTCGCTTAAATTAGCTAAATCTTCGATCGGTGCATTTGCAAGGATTGCACCACTCACTATTGCCACTTTAATTAGTTGCCCTGTTTTATTTCTATGCATATAAAGAAGCTCTTCCTCTGAAATAGTTTTACCTTCACTTAAAATATCGCAAATTTGACCAGCTATCATTCCTTGAGATCCAGAAGCAGTTGCTATGGTAGCGCTTGCGTTAATTTTGTTTAAATTTCCATCTAAACATTGGTTTAGCATTATTATCATAGCCTCATTTAATAATCCATCTCCTGCAAGGATAGCTATCGCTTCGCCGTAAATTTTGTGATTTGTAGGTTTCCCTCTACGCAAATCATCGTTATCCATGCTTGGCAGATCATCATGAATAAGAGAATATGTATGAATCATCTCCAGAGCCGCTGCAAAAGGCATTATATCTCTATAATCACTCTTGTACATAGCATATGTAAGAAGCATTAAAATGGGTCTGACTCTTTTTCCACCAACTTTTATACTATAAATCATTGCTTCGAAATTCCTATTATCAATTTCAGGCTTATCATTAAAATAATCACTTATCCATTGTTCTAATACATCTTTCATGGATTTTATATTCATTTCATCCCTTCTCTTCTCTATAAAATGTGGAAATAATTTAGTTCAAGGCGTATGGAACAAATAACAAGTGCTACGCTTATCTATTTTGACTTGTTATTTATTTTCATGCGCTAAATTAATTTTCAACTTCGGGTATTGCACCAAAATCTTTTTCACCTTCAGCCGTTAGTATTTTTATTTTACCTTCTGTATCATTTAAAATTTTATATAGACTGTTGCAGATTTTTATACCTTCTTCATAGATAGACATGGTTTGTTCCAATGTAACTTCATTTCCATCCATAACATCTACAATTTCTTCAAGTCTTCCCATCATATTTTCATAAGACTCTTTTTTCTTTGCCATTAAAATTCCTCCAAATCGCTTATTTTAAATTCAGCACTACCATCTTTCAAGGTAATTTTCACCTGTTTTATATTTTTCAAATTGCTAATTTCACTAATAATGACCTTTTCGTTATTTTGCAATAGTGCGTACCCCTTATTTAGTACATTTAAGGGGTTATGTGCCTGCAAAAGAGCATTGAACTTGGAAAGTTTCTGCTTTTCTAATGAAATCACAAAATTAAATTTATAGCTTAAACTTTCTTTTAAATTATCAATACGAATATATTGATTAACTATATAATTTAGTGGGTTATTTATTTTTAATGATTTATTTAATAAATTAACTTTATTGTATTCCTTGGTGACCTTAAATTGAGCAGATCTAATTAGCAGTTCTCTAAGTGAGTTAATTTCATTGTTTAACTCTTTTAAATTCTTCACAGCAATCTCAGCCGCAGCTGATGGAGTAGGCGCTCTGTAGTCGCTTGCGAAATCTGCTATAGTAAAGTCTGTTTCATGACCTATTCCAGTAATTATAGGTATTTTAGAATTGTAGATTTCTAAAGCTAAGTTCTCTTCATTGAATGCCCATAATTCTTCTATAGATCCTCCACCTCTTGCAATAATAATTAAATCAACATTTTTTGTACTATTAAAATATTTTATGCCGCCTATAATGTCCTCGCTTGCGTTTACCCCTTGAACTAGGGCTGGATATATTAGCATGTTGATTTTTGCATTTCGCCTTGTGGCTACATTAATAATATCCTTAATTGCAGCTCCTGTTTCCGATGTAATTACTCCTATTTTTAAAGGAAATGAAGGTATATTTTTCTTGTGCGCGTTATCAAACAATCCTTGTTTTTCTAATTTTTCCTTAAGCTTTTGGAAAGCTAAATACAATTGTCCTTCTCCGTCTGCCTCTATAGATTCACAATAAATCTGATATGCTCCCTCACGCTCATAAACAGAAACCTTACCGCGAACAATAACATTCATGCCGTCTCTCGGGGTGATTTTAAGTTTATATGTTTGTGACTTAAACATTACACAATTTATCTTTCCAAATGCGTCTTTTAATGAAAAATATATGTGCCCACTAGAATGTATTTTCACATTAGATAGCTCGCCTTTTACATTAGCATTGTTTAATATAAAGTCACTATCTACTATTTTTTTAATATATCCATTAAGGGCAGTTACTGTTATTACTTTAATAAACATTATTCCTCCATGCTTCGCAAGCATTTTTAATAAGCATTGTAGTAGTCATTAGTCCCGTTCCACCCGGTACAGGGGTCACATAGCTTGCATGATCAATAACATCGTAAAAATTTACATCCCCGGTAATTTTATTATCTATCATTGTAGTCCCAACATCTATAACAACTGCTCCTTCTTTAATAAAATCACCTGTAACAAACCCAGGTTTTCCTATTGCGGCAACTATTATATCTGCTGTTTTACAAATTCCCTTCAAATTTAGTGTTTTAGAGTGACATATAGTTACTGTTGCATCTTCATTAAGTAGTAATTGTGCTGCTGGTTTCCCTACAATATTGCTTCTACCTATAACAACAGCATGTTTACCTTTAATAACGCATCCAGTATTTTTTATCATCTCAATGACCCCTAAAGCGGTACAAGGCATAAAACACTTCTCTCCCTTATAAAATCTACCCATATTCTTATCAGTTAATCCATCAATATCCTTTTTATATGAAATTTTAGATGTAATTTCTTTCTCATTAAATTTTTTTGGCAGTGGTAATTGAAGAATAATACCATCTACAGTACTATCATCATTGAATTTTTCTATAATATCTATAATATCCACTTCATCAACATCTTTACCTAATTGAACACAACTATATAAAACGCCTAATTTATCACAAAGATTATTCTGACTTTTTACATATGACAAGGATCCGCCGTCGTCTCCTACCAAAATAGTCTTAATTGAAGGCACCCGGAGGCCTTTCGCAGTCCCTTCGTTTATAACTGACTTAATTTCATTTCTGTAGTTTTCAACTATTATTTTACCATTAACTTTAATACCCATATTATCCTCTCCTTTTGGTTTTAAAATATTAATTGTATAAGAGATTTCAACTATAATCCTAAAATTCCTCTTTTATAGTAATAAAATAGACTAGCATACTTACTAGTCTATTTTAAATATGCCTTTTCTATAATTAACATTAAAGGCTCTAACATTTTAAATCATTTTTGCTAAGATACCATTTATAAAAGCTGGCGAACTATCTTCCCCATATTTTTTAGCAAGTTCTATTCCCTCGTTTACTGAAACAGCACCCGGTATATCTTCCTCAAATAGTATTTCATATGTACAAATTCTTAAAATAGCTAAATTCATTTTTGATAGTCTATCTAATTTCCACTTAATTAGATACTTTTCAATATTTTTATCAATTTCACCGCCATACTCATGAATACCTGCTAATACCTTTGTAATATATTCCATATCAATATCGTTTAAATCCACATCTGTATACTCTTTGAAGTTTTCAATTATATCCTCATAACTCTCTTTATTTATTGACATTTCAAAAAGTAATTTCATTGCTACTTCTCTTGACTTTCTTCTGTTCATTAGTAATCCTCCTAGTTTTTCTATCCTATATCATAATAACCAAGTTAAAAATATAAAGTTTAGTTTAATTAAATTATTATGGAGTTAATTATAATTATGTCCAAATTTACATATTTTCAACGTACAAACACCCTCTGATTAGAGAGGGTGTTTATTACTATGATTCTATTTCCTCTACCTTTTCTGTTTTAGGTAGTACAACATTTTGTACATACACATTTACTGCTGATACCGCAAGTCCAGTCATGAGTTCTACAGATTTTTTTACATTTATTTGCGCTTTCTCAGTTACTTCTGGAATCTTAACCCCATATTCAACTACAACGTGTAAATCAATTACAGCACTATTTTCTCCTACATTGACTTTAACGCCTTTAGATAAGTTTTTCTTACCACTTAATATTTGAGTTATTCCACCAACGAGACTAGCACTCATTCCAACAATTCCCTGTATTTCAGCAACAGCGAGTCCCGCTATAACACTAACTACATCTTCAGATATTTTAACAACACCCATTTCCGTTTCATTTAAAATTTTATCTTCCATATTAGTACCCCCTTGTTTAGCTTAGGTAAAACATGATAATGCTACATTTATTATAGCAGATAAATATTTGATTTACAATTACTATTCTTTGATCTTAACATCGATTTTTTCTAATTTAGTTTTACTCATGACAACATCTTGAATACCACGAAGCTCTTCTTTTGAAAGCTCCTTCTTTGAACTTTTAACAAATATTTCCACTTTGTCATCTACTATACTGCAAAGTGCTGCATCAAAGCCTTGAGCTTTCAGTGCAAGTTCTATGTCTGACTCATTCTGCGTTGCCGTTGCTACAGCTAAGTATTCATCAGCAGCAGTTGCCTTTTGTTCTTTTGGAGTATTAGCGTCATCTATTAGTGCTTTAATGTTTTGAAGAGTTTTTGCATTGTCTTGATCTCTTGATAATGTTGCTTCTGTAAAAAAGGTTGAAGAACTTTTGCCTTCTTTTAAAGATATTGCAGTCTTCTCATTGAAATCACTATCATTTACATATAACGGTCCATTCACCTTTGTTGCAAGGTACCCTGCAATAACTATAAGTACTACCAAAGTAACAATTATACCTGATTGTTTTTTATTCATAATATTTCCCCCCATCTACCTTTCTAAGAAATTATATGCTAATTATTCATAGGATATACATTAACTTTATTTTCAGGCAAATTAAATAAATTAATTACTGCCTGTCTAATCCTTAGTTCAGTTATTTTTTCATTTGATCCTTCTGCCACTACGCATACACCTGTAATAATAGGCTTGTATTTTTTTACTATTAGTGGCTCATTTGTATTTCCGTTATTGGACATAACAACCGTTCTTCCGTCGTTTTTTTGAGTGGTATTTCTTTTTCCTCCACCAGTATCATTTTCTACTGTAAGACTTTCAGAATCATTTATGTTTACTGCCGGAACACTCTCCTCGCCACTCTCAAAATAGATCATAAGTTGTACCTTTCCAACTCCTTGAATTTCTTCAAGTGTGGATTTAAGTTTGTTTTCTAATTGTGATTCATAATCAGTTAATCCTGAAATGTTTGCCTTTTTTACAACTTTATCCTTCTCAGTTTCTGCTAAAGCAGCCGAGGTTGGACCTGTATTTTTGAAAAAACTACTGCCGAGTACTATTACAACTGCTATTAAGATCATTAATACCAAGTTTCCTAATAGCTTGTCAGATTTTTTAACGCTTCCAATTTTCTTTTTGTCATCACCACCATTTAATTTTGTTTTAATATACTCAGTAAATTTACTAAGTAAATCATCATTATTCATAGACCCATTGTTCATAAAAATCCCCCTTATCTTATTTTTAATCACAGGCACATTTAAATAAATAGATAATAAATATGCTAGTCTCCCTTAATATGCTTTGGAATATCCTAATTGTTAATCCTTGGTTTTATGAATTTAATTTATAAACAGTAATAATTTTACCAGATATTTTAAATTTACTACTTAAAAGCCTCTTTATTTTGTTTCCTTCTTCGCCCTGCAAAATGTTTTTATTAGATGCATTCACACTTTTAGTATTAATTTCTATTTTCTTAATACTTTTAACCCCTTTCTCTACAATCCCAATTTCAATTCTATTAATATTGAATACTGTATTTTTTTCATCATAAGTAATATCTATATCAGCATTATACTGACTTTCTGGATAAGCCTCTTCTAAATTTATAATACATTGATTCTCTAAATTCACTTTAAAATTCTCAGTTGTATTTAGTATGTTACTTTCTTTGTACTTTTGCATATCTGTGACCACAGTACTTGACTCCATGTAATTTGTTGCTTTATTGGAATATGAATAAAAATCAAAGTCCTTATGGAAAATCTTTATTATAGGATTTATAATTACTACAATTAGTAACAGTCCTAACACAAACTTAGCATATTTTCTCATATTATTATCTGGTAAAATCATCTCCACTGCAGTAATAAAAAATATAGCAATAGTGATGTTTGTTACCCAGACTTTTAATACTTCAATCAAATTAGCACCACCCCCTTTATAATAAGTTTACAGTTGAAAGTTTAGATTGGTTTGCTCTAGCCCATTATTATGCCTTTCCCTGTAGAAGCTATTATTGCCACCATTATAAAAAACATTACACTTACCGATATTACGCAGGACATTAAAAGAATAATAGAATCCCCTACCGAACTTATAACATCTACTGTACGGCTATCACTTATTGGTTCAATTATTGCAGCAGTAGCCTTATATAAAAAAGCCATAATTAACAGTTTTATAATTGGCAATAAAACTATTATTAAAATAATAACCAGTCCCAATCCACTTATGGCATTTTTTAAAAGAAGTGAGTATCCAGCTACTGTAGAAATTGCATCAGATAAACATTTCCCAACTACAGGTATAAAATTATCTACCGCAAATTTAGCTGTTTTAATAGTAACTTGATCTATAGTTTTAGCTGCTATACTTCTTAAAGTAATTACCCCAATAAAGACTGTCATCACTATTCCCTGAACCCAAATAGCAATTTGTTTTAAAAGCTTTGTTAAATTATTAATTTTAAAATCACTGGATATATTGTTAACAAATTGTAGTACGAAGCTCATAAAAATTATGGGTATGAGAATATCTACATAAACTCTAGAACTTATCGTAGCAAAACCCATTATTACTGGGTCGAGCAGTGTAGCTTCTGTAAATCCTCCCACACTAGCTAGTAGCATCATTAGTACTGGCATAAGTGCTGCCATAAAATCTGTCATATTAAGAATGGTATCTTTAGCCAGCTCTACTGATATATAAAAACTTTTAGTTATTAAAATGATCATTACACCATAACAGGCAAAATAAGCAATATTGGATAAATTTTCACTATTAAAAGCACTTTGGAGATTATTAAGCAGTGCGCAAACAATAGCAATAATCAAAAGACTCCCAATTAACTCCATAGACGCATAAATTTCCTTAAATGTAAATTTAATAAAATAATTAGAAATGTTTTTAAGACTAAAACCATTTTCACCAGTTTTCATAAATCCATCTACAAAAGCTTTGGGTTCCATGTCGTTAAATATTTCATACTTTGTTTTTATATTAGTAATATAATCATATAATTTGGTTATTTCCATTTGCTGTTTTTCTCCAATTTTACCTATTTCGGTAGCCTGTACACTAATAGGTAAACATATTAAAAGTAATAAAATTATTATTATTTTTTTCATATTATACCTCTACATTATTTTTAAAATTGATTGCATTACTGCCATTAAGATAGGTATTGCCAAGACTAATATTAATATTTTACCAGCAAATTCAACTTTTGCCCCTATGCTATTCTCACCAGCATCCCTACAAATTTCACTGCAAAAGGATGCTAAATAGGCAATGCCCAGTATTTTAAAAACTGTATTTAAATATACAACATCAATGTTGGCCTTATTTGCTAGGGTTTGCAAAAAACTCATTATTATTGTAAGTTTGTTTATCATAAACAAAAAAATTAATATTCCTGCTGCAATGCTTACTTGAATAGCTAAATCGTCCCTCTTGCCTTTAAATATAAGTACTATAAAGAGTGCCATGAAAGCAAATGCAACAACTTTAATTATTTCCATAATGCCCCTCCTTGTTTGTCTCAGTTAATAGCTTGGCCATGAGATAACAATTCTCTATTATTATCTCCCTAATGCTAAAACTGAAACAAAGTTTTTACAGAAGTAAATAGTTTGCTTACTAGATTTATAACCATCATAAGAATTAATATTACTCCGGCTAAATTTGCAACTACTGCAATGTCTTCCTTTCCCCCGCTTTTTAAAATCTTGTCAATAATAATTATCAGAATCCCTGTTGCCCCTATTTTAAACAGCAAACTAACATCTAACACTTAAAAAACCTCCTCCCTATATTAATGCTATTACAATCACTGCCCCAAAAGAAAAACCTAAATATCTGTACATTCTTACATTTTTATTCATAAAATCTTCTGATATTTTAATTTGTTTTTTTAAATTTGCAAGTGTTAATGAAAATATACTGATTTGGCCTTCAATATCAGACTCTCCTAGAGTTTTAGATAAATCCAAAATAACATTTATATCGTCAGGGTTTAGATATATCCTGCTCTTTATTAAATTCATTGCACAATTCATTGCCTCATATACATTTTCATAGTCATTGTCAGATAATAATTCACCGGTTTTATTAAAAAGCTCCCGTATAGGTTCTTTGCTTTTTTGTGCTACACTTTTAAAAGCATCTGGAAGTAGAGCATGTACATAAGTTATTTCATTTTGAAGCTGATATATTGCTCTTTGAACTTCATTTAGCTGAAAAACTCTATACTTTAACCTTTCACTATATATAAAACCCGCTCTAGTTGAAGCGCCTAAAATCACAGCACATGCAATTAATTTAATCATTTAAGGACCTCCATATATCTGTGCCTTTAGTAAAATCATAAATGCATTCTATTGTACCAATGCCTCTTTTGTTAGAAAGCACTATGCCTCTTGTAAATACGAAGTTCTCCATAATATCTTTAAAAACTAATCTTTTATACAGATCTTCAATTCCAAAGCCATGAATAGTTGTAATTAAACTAATACCTGAATTTAATGCCATTAAAATACTTTCCATATCATTTTGGGTGCCTATTTCATCACACACAATGACATCAGGAGACATGCTTCTAATGGCCATCATAATCCCTTGGCTCTTGGGACAATTATCT
This DNA window, taken from Clostridium estertheticum, encodes the following:
- the spoIIIAB gene encoding stage III sporulation protein SpoIIIAB is translated as MIKLIACAVILGASTRAGFIYSERLKYRVFQLNEVQRAIYQLQNEITYVHALLPDAFKSVAQKSKEPIRELFNKTGELLSDNDYENVYEAMNCAMNLIKSRIYLNPDDINVILDLSKTLGESDIEGQISIFSLTLANLKKQIKISEDFMNKNVRMYRYLGFSFGAVIVIALI
- the dxs gene encoding 1-deoxy-D-xylulose-5-phosphate synthase, encoding MSRILDDFNDINAVKKMSIEELNIFAVEIRNFLLEKVSKTGGHLASNLGIVELTLSLYNVFDLDKDKIIWDVGHQSYVHKILTGRKDKFDTLRNFGGLSGFPKTEESKYDSFESGHSSTSISAGLGMARARDLQGEDYDVISVIGDGALTGGMALEALNDVGFRKTKMIIVLNDNQMSISKNVGGMSKYLSEIRIDPTYNRIKKEINSTLRKIPSVGNGMVKSIHKIKDGIKQVIVPGMLFEHMGIKYLGPIDGHDIKAVSKVLKLAKNIDGPVIIHVITKKGKGYKFAENQPRKYHSVGPFNPLIGELCGSSKESYSDGFGEQIVSLAKENKNIVAITAAMPEGTGLEMFSKQFPNRFFDVGIAEQHAVTMAAGMASQGLKPIFAVYSTFLQRAYDQIVHDVCIQKLPVIFAIDRAGIVGQDGETHQGIFDLSYLSHIPNMTIMAPKCISELKSMLTFAVKQDYPIAIRYPRGGDNPNISMSSIQNFKRGKWEILFQGGKIALIATGKMVQNAVLVREKLKELGVEATVINACFIKPIDEALISELVHKKYSIVTIEDNLVHGGLGSLVLEYVNSLDGETKVINLGFKDEFIPHGTVDILYKLYKLDVDGIFQSILKLV
- the nusB gene encoding transcription antitermination factor NusB, whose translation is MNRRKSREVAMKLLFEMSINKESYEDIIENFKEYTDVDLNDIDMEYITKVLAGIHEYGGEIDKNIEKYLIKWKLDRLSKMNLAILRICTYEILFEEDIPGAVSVNEGIELAKKYGEDSSPAFINGILAKMI
- a CDS encoding SpoIIIAH-like family protein — encoded protein: MNKKQSGIIVTLVVLIVIAGYLATKVNGPLYVNDSDFNEKTAISLKEGKSSSTFFTEATLSRDQDNAKTLQNIKALIDDANTPKEQKATAADEYLAVATATQNESDIELALKAQGFDAALCSIVDDKVEIFVKSSKKELSKEELRGIQDVVMSKTKLEKIDVKIKE
- the spoIIIAD gene encoding stage III sporulation protein AD — its product is MEIIKVVAFAFMALFIVLIFKGKRDDLAIQVSIAAGILIFLFMINKLTIIMSFLQTLANKANIDVVYLNTVFKILGIAYLASFCSEICRDAGENSIGAKVEFAGKILILVLAIPILMAVMQSILKIM
- a CDS encoding bifunctional 5,10-methylenetetrahydrofolate dehydrogenase/5,10-methenyltetrahydrofolate cyclohydrolase, producing the protein MGIKVNGKIIVENYRNEIKSVINEGTAKGLRVPSIKTILVGDDGGSLSYVKSQNNLCDKLGVLYSCVQLGKDVDEVDIIDIIEKFNDDSTVDGIILQLPLPKKFNEKEITSKISYKKDIDGLTDKNMGRFYKGEKCFMPCTALGVIEMIKNTGCVIKGKHAVVIGRSNIVGKPAAQLLLNEDATVTICHSKTLNLKGICKTADIIVAAIGKPGFVTGDFIKEGAVVIDVGTTMIDNKITGDVNFYDVIDHASYVTPVPGGTGLMTTTMLIKNACEAWRNNVY
- the spoIIIAF gene encoding stage III sporulation protein AF codes for the protein MIEVLKVWVTNITIAIFFITAVEMILPDNNMRKYAKFVLGLLLIVVIINPIIKIFHKDFDFYSYSNKATNYMESSTVVTDMQKYKESNILNTTENFKVNLENQCIINLEEAYPESQYNADIDITYDEKNTVFNINRIEIGIVEKGVKSIKKIEINTKSVNASNKNILQGEEGNKIKRLLSSKFKISGKIITVYKLNS
- the spoIIIAG gene encoding stage III sporulation protein AG, with translation MNNGSMNNDDLLSKFTEYIKTKLNGGDDKKKIGSVKKSDKLLGNLVLMILIAVVIVLGSSFFKNTGPTSAALAETEKDKVVKKANISGLTDYESQLENKLKSTLEEIQGVGKVQLMIYFESGEESVPAVNINDSESLTVENDTGGGKRNTTQKNDGRTVVMSNNGNTNEPLIVKKYKPIITGVCVVAEGSNEKITELRIRQAVINLFNLPENKVNVYPMNN
- a CDS encoding Asp23/Gls24 family envelope stress response protein, yielding MEDKILNETEMGVVKISEDVVSVIAGLAVAEIQGIVGMSASLVGGITQILSGKKNLSKGVKVNVGENSAVIDLHVVVEYGVKIPEVTEKAQINVKKSVELMTGLAVSAVNVYVQNVVLPKTEKVEEIES
- the xseA gene encoding exodeoxyribonuclease VII large subunit; the protein is MFIKVITVTALNGYIKKIVDSDFILNNANVKGELSNVKIHSSGHIYFSLKDAFGKINCVMFKSQTYKLKITPRDGMNVIVRGKVSVYEREGAYQIYCESIEADGEGQLYLAFQKLKEKLEKQGLFDNAHKKNIPSFPLKIGVITSETGAAIKDIINVATRRNAKINMLIYPALVQGVNASEDIIGGIKYFNSTKNVDLIIIARGGGSIEELWAFNEENLALEIYNSKIPIITGIGHETDFTIADFASDYRAPTPSAAAEIAVKNLKELNNEINSLRELLIRSAQFKVTKEYNKVNLLNKSLKINNPLNYIVNQYIRIDNLKESLSYKFNFVISLEKQKLSKFNALLQAHNPLNVLNKGYALLQNNEKVIISEISNLKNIKQVKITLKDGSAEFKISDLEEF
- a CDS encoding exodeoxyribonuclease VII small subunit, producing the protein MAKKKESYENMMGRLEEIVDVMDGNEVTLEQTMSIYEEGIKICNSLYKILNDTEGKIKILTAEGEKDFGAIPEVEN
- the spoIIIAE gene encoding stage III sporulation protein AE, whose amino-acid sequence is MKKIIIILLLLICLPISVQATEIGKIGEKQQMEITKLYDYITNIKTKYEIFNDMEPKAFVDGFMKTGENGFSLKNISNYFIKFTFKEIYASMELIGSLLIIAIVCALLNNLQSAFNSENLSNIAYFACYGVMIILITKSFYISVELAKDTILNMTDFMAALMPVLMMLLASVGGFTEATLLDPVIMGFATISSRVYVDILIPIIFMSFVLQFVNNISSDFKINNLTKLLKQIAIWVQGIVMTVFIGVITLRSIAAKTIDQVTIKTAKFAVDNFIPVVGKCLSDAISTVAGYSLLLKNAISGLGLVIILIIVLLPIIKLLIMAFLYKATAAIIEPISDSRTVDVISSVGDSIILLMSCVISVSVMFFIMVAIIASTGKGIIMG
- a CDS encoding polyprenyl synthetase family protein, with product MNIKSMKDVLEQWISDYFNDKPEIDNRNFEAMIYSIKVGGKRVRPILMLLTYAMYKSDYRDIMPFAAALEMIHTYSLIHDDLPSMDNDDLRRGKPTNHKIYGEAIAILAGDGLLNEAMIIMLNQCLDGNLNKINASATIATASGSQGMIAGQICDILSEGKTISEEELLYMHRNKTGQLIKVAIVSGAILANAPIEDLANLSDFGEKLGLAFQIKDDILDVIGDVDVLGKNVKSDECNNKTTFITMYGLEKCRVKCNDLTQDCFQILKKLEVNTKYLEEITEFLLKREF
- the spoIIIAC gene encoding stage III sporulation protein AC; protein product: MLDVSLLFKIGATGILIIIIDKILKSGGKEDIAVVANLAGVILILMMVINLVSKLFTSVKTLFQF